The following coding sequences are from one Macaca nemestrina isolate mMacNem1 chromosome 1, mMacNem.hap1, whole genome shotgun sequence window:
- the LOC105482764 gene encoding B-cell lymphoma/leukemia 10 produces MEPTAPSLTEEDLTEVKKDALENLRVYLCEKIIAERHFDHLRAKKILSREDTEEISCRTSSRKRAGKLLDYLQENPKGLDTLVESIRREKTQNFLIQKITDEVLKLRNIKLEHLKGLKCSSCEPFPDGATNNLSRSNSNESNFSEKLRASTVMYHPEGESSTTPFFSTNSSLNLPVLEVGRTENTIFSSTTLPRPGDPGAPPLPPDLQLEEEGTCGNSSEMFLPLRSRTVSRQ; encoded by the exons ATGGAGCCCACCGCGCCGTCCCTCACCGAGGAGGACCTCACTGAAGTGAAGAAGGAC gCCTTAGAAAATTTACGTGTATACTTGTGTGAGAAAATCATAGCTGAGAGACATTTTGATCATCTACGTGCAAAAAAAATACTCAGTAGAGAAGACACTGAAGAAATTTCTTGTCGAACATCAAGTAGAAAAAGGGCTGGAAAATTGTTAGACTACTTACAGGAAAACCCAAAAGGTCTAGACACCCTTGTTGAATCTATTCGGCGAGAAAAAACACAGAACTTCCTGATACAGAAGATTACAGATGAAGTGCTGAAACTTAGAAATATAAAACTAGAACATCTGAAAG GACTAAAATGTAGCAGCTGTGAACCTTTTCCAGATGGAGCCACGAACAACCTCTCCAGATCAAATTCAAATGAGAGTAATTTCTCTGAAAAACTGAGGGCATCCACTGTCATGTACCATCCAGAAGGAGAATCTAGCACGACGCCCTTTTTTTCCACTAATTCTTCTCtgaatttgcctgttctagaagTAGGCAGAACTGAAAATACCATCTTCTCTTCAACTACACTTCCCAGACCTGGGGACCCAGGGGCTCCTCCTTTGCCGCCAGACCTGCAGTTAGAAGAAGAAGGAACTTGTGGAAACTCTAGTGAGATGTTTCTTCCCTTAAGATCACGTACTGTTTCACGACAATGA
- the LOC105482767 gene encoding uncharacterized protein, protein MALLPGPGARAAPPRPGWGLRSPGNGGKEEAERVGRKTAALSGTEGLGGSKRSASGPAPGVDGAANLRVATRSSEECSFPLLEPQAQDRPAARPLAEPALSLRQPIGASPRADPVPASDRSLSGGSTRNGRFLKPRLRRSSDLTLLPSLECSGAISAHCSLRFHGSSDPSTSATK, encoded by the exons ATGGCGCTTCTTCCGGGTCCGGGAGCTCGAGCTGCGCCGCCCCGCCCTGGCTGGGGGCTTCGGTCTCCCGGTAATGGGGGAAAAGAGGAGGCAGAGCGGGTCGGGAGAAAGACAGCAGCCCTTTCGGGAACAGAGGGACTCGGGGGGTCAAAACGTAGCGCTTCCGGCCCCGCCCCTGGGGTCGACGGCGCCGCAAACCTACGCGTCGCGACGCGGAGCTCGGAGGAGTGTTCCTTCCCTCTCTTAGAGCCTCAGGCGCAGGACCGCCCCGCAGCGCGTCCCTTGGCAGAGCCCGCCCTGTCTCTGCGGCAGCCTATTGGCGCCAGCCCGCGGGCCGATCCTGTTCCCGCCTCCGATCGGAGCCTTTCGGGTGGCTCCACCCGCAATGGGCGTTTCCTCAAGCCACGCCTGCGCAGGTCGTCG gatctcactctgttgcccagcctggagtgtagtggtgcgatctcggctcactgcagcctccgcttccacggctcaagcgatccttccacctcagccaccaagtag